The proteins below come from a single Candidatus Macondimonas diazotrophica genomic window:
- the gpW gene encoding gpW family head-tail joining protein — MALSAAEQARLDQLKQARDDLLMGVRVGRFRDSDGVETEYANMTESDRRRLYAAIAELEAKAAGAARRGPARVLW, encoded by the coding sequence ATGGCGCTGAGCGCAGCAGAACAAGCCCGGCTCGACCAGCTCAAGCAAGCCCGCGACGATCTGTTGATGGGTGTGCGCGTCGGCCGCTTCCGCGACAGCGACGGCGTCGAAACCGAATACGCCAACATGACCGAGAGCGACCGCCGTCGCCTCTACGCCGCCATCGCCGAGCTCGAGGCCAAGGCCGCCGGCGCCGCGCGCCGTGGCCCGGCGCGGGTGCTGTGGTGA